CTCTTGCAGTACTTAGCAGAAGGGTAGGCACTTGTCCATCAATCTGGACATGAATCGGTTGAGGGTCGTTATCCTTCCAATTAGTCTTCGTACTTTCGTTGAGGTTCCCGAGCGCCTTCATGTCAATTATCACCTTGATTTTCTCTAGATTAGCCTTGATCCCCCTTTTCGAGACCATGAAACTCAAAAACTTACCAAAGTCCACTCCGAAGGTGCATTTCACTGAGTTTAACTTGATCATGTACCACTTCAGGACAACGAAAGCCTCGTGTAAGTCCGCCAGATGATGCTCGGGTTTCTTACTCTTCACTAGCAAGTCGTCCATGTATACTTCTATGTTGCACCCGATCTGATCTTTAAACATGTAGTTTACCATCCTCTGATACATGGTACCACCCTTTTTTCAGTTCTAAGGACATCATTGGGTAACAATACAACCCCTATCCATTATGAATGAAGTTCTCTCTTGACCACAGGCTCATTTGGATCTAATTGTAACTAGAAGAAGCGTCATGAAACTTAATATCCAGTGGCCTGCCGTCAAATCGACTATCTTATCAATGCAGGGCAGCGGGAAGTTGTCCTTTAGCATGCCTTGGTTAGGTCAGTGAAATCAACAcatcctccattttctttttcaacttcttcacGAGGACAAAGTTGGACAGCCATTTTGGGTAATGAGATTCCCTAATGAACCCTGCGGCCAAAAGCTGCTTGACCTCTTTTGCTATTGCTGTGTACTTTTCAGTGTTAAAGCTCCTTCACTTTTGGCGAACCTCTTTGGCCCTCGAGTCAACAAAAAGGCGATGCTTAGTGATCATGGTGTCAATATCAGGCATATCCTCATGACTCCACATGAACACATCCATGTGCTCAATCTGGAGCTCTTTCAGTTAACATTTGATTTCGGGCTCCATCCTTGTCCCTATTCTTGTCGTTGCTCTAGGGCGGTACTGGTCTAGGCCTACCAATTCTAAGGGTTCGTCAACTTCCCCTTGTCTCAACCTTTGCTCATCCCTCACCTCAACCCCGCACTCAAGGCGAGGGGAGGCGATGGCAATGTCTATTGGCCGTCAGTTTCCATTTTCTCCTCCAACATGTGCACCTTTCCCTCCATCCTCAAGCTCATGTATGTAGCATTTGTGTGCCAGCACTTACTCGCTATAGGCTTCACTGACACCAACCTCCCTAGGGAATTTCATGTTCAAATGGTAGGTGAAAGTGACGCCCTTCAGGCCGTTCAAAGTGGATCGACCCACGATCGCATTGTAGGAGGAATGGGTTTTAACCACCATGAGTTAGTCATGATGGTGATCACACGCAGCTCTGCTCCTATGAATACTGATAATGTGATAATTCCCATTAGTTGGACCACATCCCCTAAGAAACCCTTCAGCTGGGTATGTGATGGGCGCAAGCAATTCGAATGAATCCCCATCTTTGAAAAAGCACTCCAGAATGAAACGTCAGCCGAGCTCCCATTGTCTATCAAGGGTGGTGTAGTTAGCAACCAGCATTAAGACCACCAATACGTCATCATGCTAGTACTGTATCCCTACAAAATCTTCATCGTCGAAATAAATGGTGACAGCCTCTGATCCTTTGTGTGCTTGAGTGACCTTCCAACGGTGAACACTTCTTTGTATCTTGCTCTTCATTTGTACGCCTTCCAGCTGGAGGAGGTTATCCCTCCCATGATAGATCCTCCCGCCATCATTCAGATTTTGTCGTGGCGCGCCACGTCCCACATGGGGCTTTAGTGGGGATCTCCCTCGGTGTTTTCCCACGTCATTCTTCTATGCCTCGTGCTTTTGGTCATCTGAGGATTCTGGTATTGCCTCGACCATTTGTCCACAGGTCGCCTCGAGGGCAGGGCATTTTGGATGACCACTCGCTCTAGCTCCCCATCCTCCCACATAGCTCCCATTCTCCACCTAAGGTAAACACAGATTGTCGTCCTATGTCCTTTTGCATTATGGTAGGCACAAAAGCGAAGAGATCCCCCACCATATTTGCTCCGTTTGGGCTCCCTTTGCGGGCACTCTTTGCTTCCCACCCTTATGCTTAGGCTTGTGTGGGCCACTCGAGGGCCCCACCCCTACCCCCAAGAGTATGTTTCCTTTCTCCCCCGCTCAGACGAATATTTCCTCACTTTATGTTCCTTCTCGTAGCGTTTGTGTCCTTTAACCCTCCTTTGACACCTACTTTGCTTGTTTTAGCTCAGACTCCCTCGGGTTAGTCAGGGCTCTCAGTGTGTCTTCAGTATTGACGAGGTCGTCAACCCTATTCATGAACTCCCGCAATGACGTCAGGGTTCTCCTCGCCAACTCGGCCATGAACGAGCTCCTAGGCCAAATGCCTCCCAGCAGCACCGCTAGTGTAATCTTCTTGTCTTAGTCATCCGTTGTCATGATCTTCTTGTTGAATCTACTAAGGTAAGCCTTAAGGCTCTCGTTCTCCCACTACTTGATCGTAAGGAGGTAGTCAGTTGGTTGTCTCCTTTGCTGACTTGCTATGAATGGGGTTAGGAATTGTCGGCCCAATTCTTCAAAGTTGTTAATGGAGTTAGGCTGCAAAGCTTTCAAACCAAGCTCTCGCCACACCTTTTAGGGTTAAGGGAAGGCTCTACACGTGACTTTTCCCTGAAAGCCATGGAGCGTCATGTGAGCCTTGAAAGTCTCTAGGTACTCAACGGGATCTCGAGATCTGTTGTACATCTCAATTTGGGGAACCTTGAACTTAGGTGGGCAGCAGTGGCATGACGTCTACGCTATAGGGTAGTCCGTCGTACTGAGTAAGTGGTCAACTAATGACGAGGAGCCTATCCTCCTGGCCATTTCTTCGTATTTGCCCATGAGGTTGCGCAGGTTATCATgcatcttctttttctcttcgtCATCGAGGGTAGGCCTTCCTCTACCCTGGGATTCTGCTTCATTTTGCTCATCTCGACTAGACCCCGCCTCTCTTCATCTCAAAGTTTGGTTCAATTTTCAGAGGTTCTCCACTTCTAAGGTGATGGGCCTCTCCTCCATCTCTGCACACCTCCTATCCATGCTACCATCTACATGGGTTGCTTGGAAGCACGTCATCACAAGCATGCAAAAGGCATGTTGAACGCTCAGATCCTCCACAGACGGTACCAattgttaaggacgtgtttcgCACCCCCACGACTGTTTCCCTAAGGAGTCCACTTGCCTACAACTGGGGTCATGAAAACTTGGTTGGCCTCCCAACCGGGGATACCTCCGACGCTAAAGTTAGTTCACAATGAGAGTAGCTGACGTATATGAATACTTAAgaggagaaaaaatagataacagGTAATGAAGACTTCCTCGTTTTCTTACCACGGGGTCCATTGCCTCTTACCCTTTTGTATCCCTCGCACCCCTTTAAGGTTGAGTCCCATCTACTGTAGGTCAATAGTCTTTCGATTCACCGTCCTCCCAGGGGGTTCATACCTCTGCATTTATTTAATGTGGTAACCCTTCTAAACCCCGAGGCCATTTCGAACCTATCCCGAGCTCAATTCTCCCAAGCATCCATGTCCGCATGTGTGATGTTGTTGTTTTATGGGTCCCATTAGGTAAAGTTGTTGTTTCCTCATCCTCTGGGTTTGCATAAATAAATGTGTTGTTCTCGGTAGTAATAGCTTTTAGGAAAATGCCATCCAGCTCATTTGGGATATCAAGTCGAGAGGATTTCAAGAGTTCTGAAAAATTATTGCAGAGGACAGAGGTTCCTATGACTTGCCATTTTGAAACTCATCTctacttatttattttgaggAAGTCAATATAGTTGTATCGAAGCCGGGTTTTGGTTGAGAGGTGAAAGAACTTGGCATTGAGTTTTTTGGATATGAGCCAAATGACCctacattttaaatatttaatttttttcatttaattattatctaatcattataatttttttaaacttctaaacaaaacacaaaaaataatactaattttttaaattttaaaacaaaaattatattaaaaaattatattataacaatattataactttataatatttttatttaactttttctctcttattttttaaaatttaataaaatattataactcaaattattttattattatttataagttattttattattatttataaaattttcattttatctcactttTGAAACTAGCCTTTATTCTCGTGAATGAAATTAATCGCTGCCACACATGAAATTAAGACGATAAGTAGtgttattaaaataaaaataataataataataattcactATGGATGGTCCATATTGATTTGATGGGATGGCTAACGAACACGTTGCTTAACCAAGTAATTTCGTAATGAATGTTTTAGACTTGAGCATTAATCAAGGAAGTACAATTTATCCAACTCTGCAAGTGGGTGATGACAGTTCATGCTTGCTTACAATGCAAAGTGCCGCTAAAGGTCAAAAACAGAATATATAGGCAAAGTGTACTTGTAGTAGTAGtgctttatttttatgtacTAAACGTACTTGGTGGGTGAAGTGTGATTGAAAGAGATTTTTGCTTGAATGCAGCCTAAAGAGAAGCAATCATAATCAAGCAAGCACAAGACTTTCGTCATTTTCAAAATCTCCTGCCCaaagatttttaaattaaaattatttttataaatttaagttATAAGAGTActattactttataaaaaatacacttaatttAAAAcagagttttataaaattataaaaaaaaaaaaaattgtgtttctactattactcttaaaaaacaatttatccCTTTTTAAATTAAACTGTAATTATGATCAATTTGATCATAATATCATTTCGAGAGAGAAAGTATCTCGAAATTTGCCGCTTATTGTCCAAATGAAAGCTAGCACATGGATTAAgtgcaaaatttatttaaaaaaaatttattcacaaGTCGTGTGGTTTATGcacaaaatatatgtaaaaactaatattaaatacagtcaTAAATTGTACAAGcatcatacattttttttttaaaaaagtaaggtctactattaaaaaatttattttttcattgaataatgctagatacataCTGTCATGGATGGTACAAGCATCGcaaactccttttgaaaaagaatgagattaactattaaaaaaatgagagactCCTAAAGATACAAAAGATCCCACAAATTGACGTGTCACTCCCACATCTGTTGAAATTTTTCCTCTCCCTCCCTCATGCCCtactctctctcccttcccACTGTTGCAAACCAGTGTCCCCCGTCCCCAGCAAATAGCTAACGTTGTTCGTCAGAGCTAGTTCCAGCAAATAGCTGACGTCGTCTCACCGCTCCCATTCTTTGCTGGCAAGTATGCACAGTTTTTTTCCCACCGTTTCACCCTTCCCCTCCTTTTCaatgatttttctttgcaatttcTTTCGATTTCTCAATAATCAAACAAAGAACAAGTTgcaaattcattatttttcttttattttcttttattttcttaacatccaaacaaagagagaaatttGTTGGTTTCCTTTCAGGTCTTCTCATTTTCTCAACAATCAATCAGAGATACATACCTGGCAGTAGAAGGTTGTCAATGATGTCATCTGGCTGTCTGGGGGCTCCGAGAAAGGAAAGTGGGGGGTGGGGTACCGGGGTGTAGGgtgaagtgagaaaaaaaaatatagaaggaAAGTGGAAAGGGTTATGTGGCGCAGGGTGAAGTGAGTGagagaagagggaaaaaaaaaaaaagtggggcaGGAGCACAAGCAGGAACtgaaattagattaaaaaaaaaaaaaattccctacCAAATTAGTTTATGGGAtctatagtaatttttttaaaaaattaattttgcatgcaggtcttatatttacttattttttttaaaatgagtgtacGACTCTTACACAttctataactgtaaatatcaatttttttttttttttttatgtgtattccATATTTAGTCACATTTTTTAAAGGTTTGgcaaattttcaagaaaaacttaTATCCAAACATCTTCTACAAGAAGGTGAGACTCaaatttttgtgtaatcactcCAATGATCCTTacttcaaactctctctctctctctctctctatatatatatatatatatatttataatcaatcTCTAAACCGTATTTGTGGTCGTCCATCTAGTCCTTTTATGACCATATTCTACGAAAACTAGCAGGCCATTTGAAGAACTTCCATTTTTGCCAAGTCCTCGACTCGGAAATAATTAAGCTGCCTTTGGTGAAATGTCACTCAAAAGTCTAAGCAACATTGCGAATCAAATAATGGAATAGTTTTTGTAAATGTAACGATAAACGATACATATATGACACTAATATGTCACGTTTAATGAGGTGATTAATGTCACAACTCCCGAAACGGTAATCAGATGATTCTATGGTGCAAATCAAATGCTAGCTAGCTGTGTTGtaatgtaaatttaaaaaagaaataatgattTGTACAACTCAAAAGAATATAAGTTGTGCATgcagtcattttttttttttaaatagatcccactataaaaaaaatgtaagtcaCTTTTTTCTAGCGaattctacttttttacaaaagatctGCACGAGACTTGCACACTTAAGATTTATAGTAGCattactaaaaagaaaaagaagtgatATAGatacaaatgaattatataaaagtaaatttacaaactgacgtaacttcatgtgatatgttagatctactttatgataaaagtaattttaaaatatggcgTAATTTCGATTCATATaatctattagatctactttatgataaagtaactttacaatctgacatatcaCATCTAACTATGTCACTTTGTTGAttcacttttatataatttatttgtggctaaagtatttatcaaaaagaaaataggagAAATGATACTTAATTGGCACCCTAATTGATCAattatatctactctattataataagtggctatctaactgtgaatagtaatttttgttatttttccattaacttttcttgtttttccgtTAAACCCGTTAAGTCATAGTCTACCAAAAGACCTTTAAAACTCTTGACCATTTGACATGTAActcccttgtagaatttaatggaggatcatgttttatcaaaaggtcTTTAAgacccttgaccatttgacgtgtagctctcttatagaattttatgaataatcatattttaccaaaaggccCTTAATAGCCTTGCGGTGCACATGAATTAACGTCTATTTTTTATGTCCTTTTTGTTCTGACAGTgtactcatttttctttctttttgttttattttttaaaataaaaaaattaataatattttattattatatagagagtaaatagataatctaatatggatGCAGACCAATGTTCATATCTtgctgaagtttagatttttttaatcttattttttgtctttccttaaccttgtattttctttttccagacAAATAAGTTACtaactttttcactttctttttatttaaattattatgtcagGTGCACCCTGTGACTAACGCACCCGGGGCCATTccctagtgtgtatatatatatatatatatatatatatatatatatatataataaagaataatttctctgatcttttcaagaaattagaaaattaaaaaataataggaaaagaaaaaataataaaaactctCAGCATGCACCGTCCAATCAATATCccatgatattatttattaGCTGGTGGAAGAACTACTTACAATAAAGAGTACGTACCCAAATCCCACCGGGCTTTGGATagataaaaaacattttttaatcgtaaaatatataatttttcagcaTTGAAAATGAAAGCCCCAGATCCAAGGTACATATCACATGCATGCACGTTGCTTGGATGCAACGTTTTTGCTCACTCACACGACGTCGAAGAATGTTGAAGCTAGCACCTTGCACGTATATATATCCATGTGAACAGCCTAATGCATGTCGATCTCACACGGTGCCGTAACAATAGCATTGGActtcaaaacccaaaataaataaataaataattgaccAAATCATTTTATACCcacattattaaataaatataatcttaAATTGAATCGAACCAACTCGGCATTGTTGGCTACCTATTTGAAATTCTACTCTATATAAACCTAAAGCAACAGAGCTCAAATACCACAGTACCAGCAACTCAATattagctagctatatataagcTGCTTTAGTGCATGCACTCGGAGAATTCCATAGAAGGAGAGAATGAGAAAGGCAACGTTTGTGTTTTTCCCACTTTTATTAGCTCTTGCACTAAGTCTGTGTCTAGGGTTCGCGAGCGCGGCATCGTCGCTTCAACCAGGGGTGAAACTGGTTTGGCATTATTACAAGGTGCACAACACGTGTGCTAATGCTGAGGTCTTTATTAAGCACCAAGTGAAGAAGTTTTGGAACCAGGATAAAAGCATCACTCCCAAGCTCCTCCGCCTGCTTTACTCAGATTGCTTTGTCAATGTATGTGCTTAATTTCTTTAGCCCATCTCTTCTTCCATGTATAGTAATATGCTATCCATCTATTGTTTTGtgcttttattctttctattttcttctaagaaaaatattattgcttATCTTTTAACtatcatcatttcatcatcttctaACGTGGTATCAAATAGTTGGAAGATAAgcgaaaaataaaagtaaaaagaaaaaataaaaggaaattttttaataacactTCTCTTCTTATAATAGGCAAGcaatttattttgagaaatgatagttgcagtcgtgctcaatcattttgaaaaaagtaaaaaaaatagtagatctcactcttttttaaagcgactACAAAGCACTTGTCTACTCTACGACTAcatgtaaaattactcttatTGTAATATCACAGTAATTGAGTTTTATTCGATGCTACAAAATAAGACAAGATTCAACAGGATCTTTAGTCATTACAAATGAACTTCTGCAAGCTCTTTTGCCGATCTTGccattttgggttttttttttctccccaaCACTTTTCAACAGAATTCAGCATGCCTAAGCCCAAGTGGGCACAGAtctttttcttatgttttgcaAGAATAAAACACTAAGAAAAACcgtaagaaaagaaaatactttaccCTTTAGACCAATTATTTATCCCCATCTTTTATGAGTATTTATCCCCATCTTTAGatcaactcttatttttaaaataacaaatttagaTAATGTCCAATCGAAACAACAGAATATGAGTGAAATAAGTGTGTCGTCCTATACAACATTTTCGTTTTAGTTATGGTGGAACAAGGAGGTGACTTTTTTTTGTTCGAGTGTGCTGCGATATGAGAATGAACAAGGAGGTGGCTTCGGATGTATTGCTTTCGGTGATAGTTATTGGTTCATAGATTatgggtttctttttttttttttttttttgggatccATAGCTACGAactaaataatgaaaatatatctAAGGCTACGCTTGGGTAGTAAAGTGATCTCCGattatctgtaaatagtagtgaaaaagtgattaaaaataataataaaatattgaatagtagtgaagtgaTCTCATTTTCCGATAGGATCTGTCGTTTTATACGCACTATAAAATTTTGGATGCCTGTGCTGATCTGCACATACTTATAATTTAGATAGACAACTCTTTTCACAACCCTTCAGaaaactatgttttaaattccGTATTTTTGTAAACGAATACTTTTCTGAGTAATGATacatgcagtcgtggagtgcacaAATGCCGtgtaattgctttgaaaaagaatgagatccacaattaaaaatttattattttttcatgtggatcccatttattactttttttcaaagtaattacacGGCGCTTGCCACTcacgactacaactatcatttcttttcccATATCTTATAATTTGACTAACTGCAAACTAAACTAAACTAGGGCTGCGATGCATCAATCCTCCTTGATGGGACAAACACGGAGAAGAAAGCACCACAGAATAGAGGTCTGGGAGGATTTGTAATCATCGACAAGATCAAGACTGTTCTGGAGAAACGGTGTCCAGGAGTAGTCTCTTGTGCCGACATTCTCAACCTTGCCACCAGAGACGCTGTGCATTTGGTGTGTCTTTTGACACCCTCTAAACTACAAGCAAACATTGATTTTGGTAATTTCCAGAGAGATGTGTCTAAATTAcaggttttctttttcctcttttatctATTCACAGGCAGGAGCACCATCGTATCCCGTTCTCACAGGACGTCGGGATGGGCTGACGTCAACTGCCGCATCAGTGGACCTCCCATCACCGTCCATCTCATGGGAAGAAGCACTCGCATACTTCAAATCAAAGAGCTTAGATGTATTGGACTTGGGAACCCTACTaggtaaataaataaagatgctACAACATTAAAATGACTAACGTACGTACCATGATGCTTAGAATGACCACAACGGACTTAACATAAATTGCAAAAGACTAAGAAGGTTCAGCTGAAGTCATTGCATATTTGCTCCAAATTCACAAATTGCTTTAGATGAACAAAAAAATGGTTATCTACATTATCCTACACATACGTAACTCCTAATTATGTCCCTTCGAGTCTActgaataaaaattaatatttcttggtcaagtttcaagtttgtTCATTAGGTTTAACCGCACAGAAAATAGACACATCCTCAAAGACA
Above is a genomic segment from Juglans microcarpa x Juglans regia isolate MS1-56 chromosome 1D, Jm3101_v1.0, whole genome shotgun sequence containing:
- the LOC121264952 gene encoding probable peroxidase 61 is translated as MRKATFVFFPLLLALALSLCLGFASAASSLQPGVKLVWHYYKVHNTCANAEVFIKHQVKKFWNQDKSITPKLLRLLYSDCFVNGCDASILLDGTNTEKKAPQNRGLGGFVIIDKIKTVLEKRCPGVVSCADILNLATRDAVHLAGAPSYPVLTGRRDGLTSTAASVDLPSPSISWEEALAYFKSKSLDVLDLGTLLGAHSMGRTHCSYIVDRLYNFNGTRKPDPSMATSFVTEMRKLCPQRLKKGQTDPLVFLNQESGSKYKFTQSYYSRIRSQKAALRIDQQLLYGNDTAQIIEEFAAGFEDFRKSFSLSMSRMGNINVLTGNQGEIRRICNRTNN